The following coding sequences lie in one Apium graveolens cultivar Ventura chromosome 3, ASM990537v1, whole genome shotgun sequence genomic window:
- the LOC141712068 gene encoding uncharacterized protein LOC141712068 produces the protein MGSHLGKEQPPPPPPPPPPVVIVPPLFDFPPLAVRTRMLESSYNLLFGKLALKCLFDDYFEDARHFSTRIMLKPIDDPHADLVATVSGPFDHKPDDNIVGNAEFRWQSNVNNPHTFTDLFVSNSDPILRLRSCAYYPKYGFGAFGIFPLLLKNREFSGNQGLMGLRYGSTNLSFGTTFLPLLLGDDIPKSAWLIRRIGRLTAGVQYEPQIGARDEEKFKDLANWSYAIGYGVGSESPLSPSFNFCLELAKGSEFIASFYQHMVVQRRMNTSLEENEAFGITNYIDFGFELKTSIDNDKAKNTIQNSTFQVAASWQVNKNFLLKGKIGPLSSSLALAFKSWWKPTFTLSLSAKRDRTDGKTAFGFGILADNVREASYHRADPNFVMLKPHKEHLAEGIQWKIGERPIFESDVKSGNFIGIPRELRPLDNIL, from the exons ATGGGTAGCCATTTGGGGAAAGAACAACCCCCACCACCGCCGCCGCCGCCGCCCCCGGTGGTGATAGTTCCACCACTCTTCGACTTCCCTCCCCTTGCTGTCCGTACCAG GATGCTGGAGTCGTCATATAATTTGTTGTTTGGGAAGCTCGCTCTAAAATGTCTTTTCGATGATTACTTTGAAGATGCTAGGCACTTCAGCACAAGAATTATGCTTAAGCCGATTGATGATCCTCATGCAGACTTGGTTGCCACT GTTTCAGGTCCTTTTGACCACAAGCCTGATGACAATATTGTAGGAAATGCAGAATTTCGCTGGCAAAG CAATGTCAATAATCCGCATACATTCACAGACCTTTTTGTATCGAATTCGGACCC GATTTTACGGCTGAGGTCATGCGCTTACTACCCTAAATATGGATTTGGAGCATTTGGCATCTTCCCACTGCTTTTAAAGAACAG AGAATTTTCTGGAAATCAGGGTCTAATGGGATTGCGATATGGATCGACAAATCTATCGTTTGGAACTACATTCCTGCCTTTGCTTT TAGGAGATGATATCCCTAAAAGTGCATGGTTGATAAGAAGAATTGGAAGATTAACAGCTGGTGTGCAGTATGAGCCACAAA TTGGAGCAAGGGATGAAGAAAAATTTAAAGACTTGGCAAATTGGAGTTATGCTATTGGCTATGGAGTTGGATCAGAAAGCCCCTTGAGTCCATCGTTCAATTTTTGCCTAGAACTTGCTAAAGGTTCTGAG TTTATTGCCTCATTTTATCAGCACATGGTTGTCCAAAGACGG ATGAACACAtcccttgaagaaaatgaagctTTTGGGATAACAAATTATATTGACTTTGGGTTTGAGCTAAAGACAAG TATTGACAATGACAAAGCTAAGAATACTATCCAAAATTCCACTTTTCAAGTTGCTGCATCTTGGCAAGTCAATAAAAACTTCCTACTAAAG GGAAAGATAGGGCCTCTCAGTTCTTCCTTAGCTTTAGCTTTTAAATCATGGTGGAAACCTACCTTCACTCTCAGCCTTTCCG CTAAAAGAGACCGTACTGATGGAAAAACAGCCTTTGGATTTGGGATCCTTGCTGACAATGTTAGAGAAGCTAG TTACCATAGGGCTGATCCAAATTTTGTAATGCTGAAGCCACACAAGGAGCATCTAGCAGAGGGCATCCAGTGGAAAATAGGGGAAAGACCAATATTTGAATCAGATGTTAAATCTGGGAATTTTATAGGGATACCAAGAGAATTAAGACCCCTGGATAATATCTTGTAA